In bacterium, the genomic stretch GTAGAGCGATTGCTTTGTTATACCAGGCTTGTTGAAAAGCAGGATTGAGATTTATCGCTTTATCAAAACATTCTACTGCCTCATTGTATCTTCTCAATTTACACAATGCTACCCCCTGGTTATAATAGCTATTTATATCTTTAGGATTCAATTTAGTGGCTTCCGCGAAACAGGCTGTTGCCTCCTGATATTCTTCTGATTTGCATAAATCTATTCCTTTATTAAACCATAATTGATAATCTGCTGGATTTAACTTAATCGCCTCATCATAGCAACTGATGGATTCTTTGTAGCTTCCAAGCATTGCCAGAGCCAATCCTTTATTAAACCATATCTGGGGAGAATTATGGTCTAATCTTAAAACAGCATCATAATAAACAACTGCACCTTTATATTCCCCAAGTTTATATAAGACATTTGCTTTATTAAGCCAGGCATTCTGGTCATCAGGATTTAAGTTTAGCACCTCATCATAACACAAATTTGCTTCTTTATATTTCTCAAGTTTTTCCAGTATCATTGCCTTGTTAAACCATGCGGCTG encodes the following:
- a CDS encoding tetratricopeptide repeat protein yields the protein MRIKVCLLITIILVLITETGVCKETFIFWYNKGVDLYQSGKYKEALDCFDETIKLNPEDGDTWYNKAVTLDNLKEYESAIKCYDFAIKYFEPKSVYACYNKGIDLYNLGKYEDALICYEGTLGLYPADAAAWFNKGVVLYKLGRYNEALSSFDKVIELNSQDSAAWFNKAMILEKLEKYKEANLCYDEVLNLNPDDQNAWLNKANVLYKLGEYKGAVVYYDAVLRLDHNSPQIWFNKGLALAMLGSYKESISCYDEAIKLNPADYQLWFNKGIDLCKSEEYQEATACFAEATKLNPKDINSYYNQGVALCKLRRYNEAVECFDKAINLNPAFQQAWYNKAIAL